The proteins below are encoded in one region of Ghiorsea bivora:
- a CDS encoding single stranded DNA-binding domain-containing protein, with product MEKLQLNTAQLRGVVDDIHDRWMPDGSLAVVASLIIHRPHLGQKRATMLDEQPMPLRAEGELAEKLIKFKGEYVHVEGELRRRYYSRDGQQRWGQVEVWLSRIDLLDKNNLGE from the coding sequence GTGGAGAAGCTACAGCTTAATACAGCCCAACTTCGTGGTGTCGTTGATGATATCCATGACCGTTGGATGCCAGATGGAAGTCTTGCTGTTGTTGCTTCTTTGATTATACACAGACCACACTTGGGGCAGAAAAGAGCCACCATGTTGGATGAACAACCTATGCCATTGCGTGCAGAAGGTGAATTGGCTGAAAAGTTAATCAAGTTCAAAGGTGAGTATGTGCATGTCGAAGGCGAGTTGCGCCGTCGTTATTATAGTCGTGATGGGCAACAACGATGGGGGCAGGTAGAAGTTTGGCTGAGCCGTATAGATTTATTAGATAAGAATAATTTAGGAGAATAG
- a CDS encoding class I SAM-dependent methyltransferase — protein MNNPEKCLICDTADPTLFFAKARLSGAEVYDLRTCPTCQASFFSPIPSSDALAEHYSKDYTFYKGDNFKAQGKGSAFARKYLVPRLNQGKLLDIGCASGDFLAGVQQGSQWQVYGTDINPEVVASVQSKLGLDVRAGEIEDVGFDAGFFDAVRVQDILEHVPQPLTFLKECRRILDDSGIFYLSVPNGLADAQNLIDYYTQYESPAFSGAGHIYFFSMDSLTLLFDQAGFRIEKTYSYNFKKGLRSLSKLPKSKHWKRDLTPPVVQQSKKPHAEVQMHNQKQRSAAYYDFQFMKDELFKLPGIHHYAQDFSFVLKPK, from the coding sequence ATGAATAATCCAGAGAAGTGTTTAATTTGTGATACTGCAGATCCCACTTTATTTTTTGCAAAAGCAAGACTTTCAGGTGCTGAAGTTTATGACCTACGAACTTGTCCAACTTGCCAAGCCTCTTTTTTTTCGCCTATACCATCGTCAGATGCTTTGGCAGAACATTACTCTAAAGACTATACCTTTTATAAGGGTGACAACTTTAAGGCGCAGGGCAAAGGTTCAGCCTTTGCTAGAAAATATCTTGTACCACGTTTAAACCAAGGAAAGTTGTTGGATATTGGCTGTGCCAGTGGTGATTTCTTAGCAGGTGTACAGCAAGGATCTCAATGGCAGGTGTATGGTACAGACATAAACCCTGAGGTTGTTGCATCGGTTCAAAGCAAGCTGGGTTTGGATGTTAGGGCTGGTGAAATCGAAGATGTGGGTTTTGATGCAGGATTTTTTGATGCGGTGCGTGTGCAAGATATTCTTGAGCATGTGCCACAACCGCTTACATTTCTAAAAGAGTGTAGGCGTATTCTTGATGATAGTGGAATATTCTACTTGTCTGTGCCAAATGGTTTGGCAGATGCACAAAACCTAATTGACTACTATACCCAATACGAGTCGCCTGCATTCAGTGGTGCTGGGCATATATACTTTTTTTCTATGGATAGTTTAACATTGTTGTTTGATCAAGCGGGATTTCGTATTGAGAAAACATACAGTTATAACTTTAAAAAAGGTTTGCGTAGTTTATCAAAACTTCCCAAAAGTAAACACTGGAAACGTGACTTAACACCACCTGTAGTTCAGCAAAGTAAGAAGCCACATGCAGAAGTGCAAATGCATAACCAAAAACAACGGTCTGCCGCATATTATGATTTTCAGTTTATGAAAGATGAGTTGTTTAAGCTTCCAGGGATCCATCATTATGCACAAGATTTTTCCTTTGTTCTAAAACCCAAGTAA
- a CDS encoding citrate synthase, giving the protein MTSEHDISCYSPGLAGIPVAESAVSTIDGQQGVLAYRGIDIEELAEKSSYEETSFLLIYGRLPTAEELAKFDEDLRHHRRIKFRIRDMMKCFPESAHPMDALQACVAVLGMYYPIEKGLNQQLGEDEIREVYLRLIAKLPTIVAAHARMRKGDDPIQPRDDLSHAANFLYMLTGEEPSPLAERIMDVALIVHAEHTMNASTFSTMVVASSQADPYSSISAAVGSLSGALHGGANEDVLHMLDEIGSLENAEKYLQDKLANKKKIAGLGHRIYKTKDPRATLLQKLYGELAKEVGEDPTYEIARYIEQFSKDTLGKKGVCPNVDFYSGIVYRKLGIETDLFTPIFAVSRVAGWLAHWREQLADGRIYRPMQIYTGKTSQSYIPMEDRT; this is encoded by the coding sequence ATGACTTCAGAGCATGATATTTCATGTTATTCACCAGGGCTTGCAGGCATTCCCGTTGCAGAATCTGCAGTATCAACGATTGATGGGCAGCAAGGTGTGCTTGCATATCGAGGTATTGATATTGAAGAGTTGGCTGAGAAGTCTTCGTATGAAGAAACATCCTTTTTATTGATTTATGGTCGTTTACCTACAGCTGAAGAGCTGGCTAAGTTTGACGAGGACTTACGTCATCATCGCCGTATTAAGTTTCGTATTCGTGATATGATGAAATGTTTTCCCGAGTCGGCTCACCCTATGGATGCGCTGCAAGCATGTGTGGCGGTATTGGGCATGTATTACCCCATTGAAAAAGGTTTGAATCAACAGCTGGGTGAAGATGAGATTCGTGAAGTTTACCTACGCCTGATTGCAAAACTACCAACGATTGTAGCTGCGCATGCACGTATGCGGAAAGGTGATGACCCAATCCAACCGCGTGATGATTTATCACACGCAGCCAACTTTCTTTATATGTTAACTGGAGAAGAGCCTAGCCCATTGGCAGAGCGTATTATGGATGTAGCACTAATTGTCCATGCAGAACATACGATGAATGCCAGTACATTTTCGACCATGGTGGTGGCATCATCCCAAGCAGACCCTTATTCATCCATTAGTGCGGCTGTAGGTTCATTATCTGGCGCATTGCATGGCGGAGCGAATGAAGATGTATTACATATGTTAGATGAGATAGGCTCGTTAGAAAATGCAGAGAAGTATTTACAAGACAAACTTGCCAATAAGAAGAAAATTGCTGGTTTAGGACATAGAATTTATAAAACTAAAGACCCTAGAGCAACCTTATTACAAAAGTTATATGGTGAGTTGGCAAAAGAAGTAGGCGAAGATCCGACTTATGAAATTGCTCGTTATATAGAGCAGTTCTCAAAAGATACTTTGGGTAAAAAAGGCGTGTGTCCTAATGTGGACTTTTATTCAGGTATTGTGTATCGCAAGCTTGGTATTGAAACAGACTTGTTTACACCTATTTTTGCTGTGTCGCGTGTAGCAGGTTGGTTGGCGCATTGGCGTGAACAATTGGCTGATGGTAGAATTTATAGACCTATGCAGATTTATACGGGAAAAACCAGTCAGAGTTACATTCCTATGGAAGATAGAACGTAA
- the rpsF gene encoding 30S ribosomal protein S6 — protein sequence MYYETVFIVNPDVSQENTEVLTNELVEKIEKAGARIVKREYWGVRSLAYSIQKRNRGHYALLVTDGAAEVAKLIDESLRLDERILRFLTTSITELSDEPSPLLRRRSTAVTEEPKAETETKAEETTDAAKVEPKAEEKAAKEESGEATA from the coding sequence ATGTATTACGAAACAGTGTTTATCGTAAACCCTGATGTATCTCAGGAAAATACCGAAGTTCTTACCAATGAATTGGTTGAGAAAATCGAAAAAGCAGGAGCCCGTATCGTGAAACGCGAATACTGGGGTGTTCGTTCACTTGCTTATTCTATCCAAAAACGTAACCGTGGTCATTACGCATTGCTTGTTACCGATGGCGCAGCAGAAGTTGCTAAGCTTATCGATGAGTCTTTGCGTTTGGATGAACGTATTCTACGTTTTTTAACCACAAGTATTACAGAACTATCTGATGAACCATCGCCATTGTTGCGTCGTCGTTCAACTGCTGTTACAGAAGAGCCAAAAGCTGAAACAGAAACAAAAGCTGAAGAAACGACTGATGCAGCGAAAGTTGAACCTAAAGCAGAAGAAAAAGCTGCTAAGGAAGAAAGTGGAGAAGCTACAGCTTAA
- a CDS encoding glutaredoxin family protein has translation MLKKILLKIFREGVGGLMAFVSWLTKPRKIKRSPEEQQRMDAIAENMSIYQFFACPFCIKTRRTVHRLNIPLEYRDAQVRGGEHRTTLEKEGGQIKVPCLRIDEAGQTTWLYESNDIITHLNKTFDPEFSAKTDSK, from the coding sequence ATGCTTAAAAAGATTTTACTTAAAATATTTCGTGAAGGTGTGGGTGGTTTGATGGCTTTTGTGAGCTGGTTGACCAAACCTCGTAAAATCAAACGTAGCCCTGAAGAACAACAACGTATGGATGCCATCGCTGAAAACATGTCCATATATCAATTTTTCGCTTGCCCTTTTTGTATAAAAACACGGCGTACTGTTCACCGTTTAAATATCCCTTTGGAATACCGGGATGCGCAAGTACGAGGTGGCGAACATCGCACCACGCTTGAAAAAGAAGGTGGGCAAATTAAAGTACCTTGTTTACGTATTGATGAGGCTGGGCAAACAACATGGTTATACGAATCCAATGATATTATAACTCACCTCAACAAAACATTTGACCCTGAATTTAGTGCTAAAACTGACAGCAAATAA
- a CDS encoding response regulator — protein MKLYHALLLEDEKATRHLLGKAIKIHPELRLSAAVGSCEEAIIVLKEHQPDILIADLGLPDGHGVKVIAQAKQLYPEIEILVVTMFDDEESVVSALEAGASSYLLKKQAFEELGDAVMSTLRGESAISPEIARHLIKRFKKQDEQHIPQAINPLTSRENEVLRFIAKGYSYDEIAASFSLSTNTVRAHIRNIYRKLAVSSRSEAVFEATHLGFIDLKE, from the coding sequence ATGAAGCTTTATCACGCCTTACTGCTTGAGGATGAAAAAGCAACACGTCATCTCTTAGGCAAAGCCATCAAAATTCATCCTGAATTAAGGCTTTCTGCGGCAGTAGGTAGCTGTGAAGAAGCTATAATTGTCTTAAAAGAACACCAACCTGACATTCTTATTGCAGACTTAGGTTTGCCCGATGGGCATGGTGTCAAAGTGATCGCTCAAGCCAAGCAACTCTACCCAGAGATTGAAATACTGGTTGTTACCATGTTTGATGATGAAGAAAGTGTTGTAAGCGCCTTAGAAGCTGGTGCAAGCAGTTATTTGCTAAAAAAACAGGCCTTTGAAGAACTTGGTGATGCCGTGATGAGCACCTTGCGCGGTGAATCGGCCATTAGCCCAGAAATCGCACGCCACCTCATCAAACGCTTCAAAAAACAAGATGAACAACATATACCACAAGCCATAAACCCTCTGACATCAAGGGAAAATGAGGTTTTACGGTTTATTGCCAAGGGTTATAGTTACGATGAAATAGCAGCATCTTTTTCTTTATCAACCAATACTGTGCGCGCCCATATTCGCAACATTTACCGAAAACTTGCTGTCAGCTCTCGCTCCGAAGCCGTCTTTGAAGCCACCCATCTGGGTTTTATTGATTTAAAAGAATAA
- the aroC gene encoding chorismate synthase, whose protein sequence is MSGSSIGQIFRVSTAGESHGKALVAIVEGCPAGVALTEADIQPDLDKRKPGQSKYTTQRREADEVEILSGVFEGKTTGCPIALLIRNTDQRSKDYSDIKDKFRPGHADFTYHEKYGVRDYRGGGRSSARETAMRVAAGAVARKFLASFGVSIRGWVDQIGPIKIDADNFSFDEIYNNPFFSPDANAAAEMAAFMDKLRKTGDSIGASVTVEAQGVPAGLGEPVFDRIDADLAKAMMSIQAVKAVEVGDGFACVEARGSAFGDAIRKDGFQSNHAGGVLGGITNGDTIHVRMGLKPTSSILKPRPTIDIHGNETEIVTKGRHDPCVGIRAVPIAEAMLALTLADHLLRQRASRL, encoded by the coding sequence ATGTCAGGTTCTAGTATTGGTCAAATATTTCGTGTCAGCACGGCAGGTGAATCGCATGGCAAGGCATTGGTTGCGATTGTTGAGGGCTGTCCTGCGGGCGTAGCATTAACGGAAGCGGATATTCAACCTGATTTGGATAAACGTAAACCTGGGCAATCCAAATATACAACACAACGCCGTGAAGCCGATGAAGTTGAAATTCTATCGGGTGTATTTGAAGGTAAAACCACGGGTTGCCCAATTGCATTGTTGATTCGTAATACAGACCAACGCAGCAAAGACTATTCCGACATTAAAGATAAGTTTCGCCCAGGTCATGCTGATTTCACATACCATGAAAAGTATGGTGTTAGGGATTATCGTGGTGGTGGTCGTTCATCAGCGCGTGAAACAGCCATGCGTGTGGCTGCGGGTGCTGTTGCGCGTAAGTTTTTAGCCAGTTTTGGTGTGTCTATTCGTGGCTGGGTGGATCAAATTGGTCCGATTAAGATAGATGCTGACAACTTTTCCTTTGATGAAATTTATAACAACCCCTTTTTCTCACCTGATGCCAATGCAGCAGCAGAGATGGCAGCATTTATGGATAAACTTCGTAAAACAGGAGACTCTATTGGTGCTTCGGTCACGGTTGAAGCGCAAGGAGTACCCGCAGGTTTGGGTGAACCCGTGTTTGACCGCATTGATGCGGATTTAGCTAAGGCTATGATGAGTATTCAGGCGGTAAAAGCCGTAGAAGTGGGTGATGGTTTTGCCTGTGTAGAAGCGCGTGGCTCCGCGTTTGGCGATGCTATTCGCAAGGATGGTTTCCAAAGTAATCATGCAGGTGGCGTATTGGGTGGTATTACGAACGGGGATACGATTCATGTACGTATGGGTTTAAAACCAACATCATCGATTCTGAAACCGCGCCCAACGATAGATATTCATGGCAATGAAACTGAAATTGTCACCAAAGGTCGCCACGACCCATGTGTAGGTATTCGCGCCGTACCTATTGCTGAAGCTATGCTTGCTTTAACACTTGCCGACCATCTGCTTCGACAGCGTGCGAGTCGGTTGTAG
- the dnaB gene encoding replicative DNA helicase: MIDEGNTPTRELGLRERVPPHARDAECAVLGGIMLDPEALERLEGILSPDHFYIAANGKIFAAIDALSAENHPVDALTVKDYLERSGQLDECGGEVYLGDLISLIPTSANVRHYAEIVRERAILRRLLQVCSKISQEVYESPMKPVAEHLDISESQILAVSESFSQDKKNFFSLKELIQEGYKELQKRYEDQRKITGVSTGFIDLDESTAGLQRGDLIIIAGRPSMGKTAFVMNLAQNAAIRDEGNANVVAVFSLEMSAQQISMRLLAAESQVDMSKMRTGSFVPDDWRKLAAGTAKLSDAAIFVDDTPAITVHDLRAKCRRLKRDNGRLDMVLIDYLQLMTGTAAERKDLEISEMTRSLKGLAKELDVPILVLSQLNRSLESRSDKRPMMSDLRESGAIEQDADVIMFIYRDEVYNKKPENEGKAEIIIAKQRNGPTGTVHLAFRKEFTRFENLAKGFD, from the coding sequence TTGATTGATGAAGGCAATACCCCGACACGTGAGCTAGGCTTGCGTGAACGGGTTCCCCCTCATGCGCGGGATGCTGAGTGTGCCGTGCTGGGTGGAATTATGCTTGATCCAGAGGCCTTAGAGCGTTTGGAGGGTATTTTATCGCCTGATCATTTTTATATTGCAGCCAATGGTAAAATATTTGCTGCGATTGATGCTTTATCCGCTGAAAATCACCCTGTTGATGCTTTAACAGTTAAAGACTATTTGGAGCGCTCTGGACAGCTGGATGAATGCGGTGGAGAAGTGTATCTTGGTGATTTGATTTCACTGATTCCGACTTCGGCAAATGTTAGGCATTATGCTGAAATTGTGCGAGAGCGTGCAATTTTACGTCGTTTGTTACAAGTTTGTTCAAAAATATCGCAAGAAGTATATGAAAGCCCAATGAAACCTGTGGCAGAGCACTTGGATATTTCTGAATCACAGATTTTGGCCGTATCGGAAAGTTTTAGCCAAGATAAGAAAAACTTTTTTTCCTTAAAAGAGCTGATTCAAGAAGGTTATAAAGAACTACAAAAACGTTATGAAGATCAGCGAAAAATCACGGGGGTATCCACGGGTTTTATTGATTTGGATGAAAGTACGGCTGGTTTGCAGCGTGGCGACCTGATTATTATTGCAGGGCGACCCAGTATGGGTAAAACGGCATTTGTGATGAACTTGGCACAAAATGCTGCCATTCGTGATGAAGGTAATGCAAATGTTGTGGCAGTGTTTTCATTGGAGATGTCAGCGCAACAAATTTCCATGCGTTTATTGGCTGCAGAATCCCAAGTGGATATGTCAAAAATGCGTACAGGTAGTTTTGTACCTGATGATTGGCGCAAACTTGCAGCAGGTACGGCGAAACTTTCTGATGCCGCCATTTTTGTTGATGATACACCTGCGATTACAGTGCATGACCTTAGAGCCAAGTGTAGGCGTTTAAAGCGCGATAATGGTCGCCTTGATATGGTGTTAATTGATTACCTACAATTGATGACAGGTACAGCAGCAGAACGTAAAGACTTGGAAATCAGTGAAATGACCCGTTCCCTCAAAGGTTTGGCGAAAGAATTGGATGTGCCTATTTTGGTGTTATCACAGTTGAACCGTTCATTAGAATCACGTTCCGATAAACGCCCAATGATGTCCGATTTGCGGGAATCTGGTGCGATTGAGCAAGATGCCGATGTGATTATGTTTATTTATCGTGATGAAGTTTATAATAAAAAACCTGAGAATGAAGGTAAAGCAGAGATTATCATTGCCAAACAAAGGAATGGCCCGACTGGAACAGTACATCTTGCATTTAGAAAAGAATTTACGCGTTTTGAAAATTTAGCCAAAGGTTTTGACTAA
- the rpsR gene encoding 30S ribosomal protein S18, with protein MSEEKTVKTESTAPAADARPTRPARTEGGRPERPQRRGPGGRGGKFQRRRKFCKFCADKTLTIDHKDPALLGQFVSERYKIIPSRVTSTCAKHQRQLTTAIKRARVLALLSFTPLHHD; from the coding sequence ATGAGTGAAGAAAAAACAGTAAAAACTGAATCGACTGCACCTGCTGCTGACGCGCGTCCTACACGCCCAGCACGCACTGAAGGTGGTCGCCCTGAGCGCCCACAGCGTCGTGGTCCTGGTGGACGTGGTGGTAAATTCCAACGTCGTCGTAAGTTCTGCAAGTTTTGTGCAGATAAAACATTAACAATTGATCATAAAGATCCTGCACTGTTGGGACAATTTGTTTCAGAGCGTTATAAAATTATCCCTTCGCGTGTGACAAGCACTTGTGCAAAACATCAACGTCAATTGACTACTGCGATTAAACGCGCACGTGTTTTGGCATTATTGTCGTTCACACCTTTGCATCACGATTGA
- a CDS encoding DUF2232 domain-containing protein encodes MNQGTEQKPVALPKLADFFLTNRVPCAAMVVVMLTAAYGFSVLFGNLPIIGFLMLMVGMLLHLAVPSVFALILFGGGLFYSLQVGAIASALILFLSSGNMYVTLLFFVVFAVTPALTAKTMQREGLGQAAWVLAIVLFTVVILTLMIAMDTTGIQAFVSELFKPMFDDMMKSAPVSETQALDAIRQLQSWVVKIFPGLLVFSLWFVWWGNIVYARKTAKRYGFYQGNENGMLDFALPTLLIYVWIAFAAMAWLATGDLQYIAMNGLLVLSGLVAVQGVMVAHAWFESRNMVNTIIVMYVMLFFWSAVIILFIVVGLLDFWFNFRRNMVSTTGEK; translated from the coding sequence ATGAACCAAGGCACTGAACAGAAACCTGTAGCTTTACCCAAGTTGGCAGATTTCTTTCTGACCAATCGTGTGCCTTGTGCGGCGATGGTTGTAGTGATGTTAACAGCAGCTTATGGGTTTAGTGTGTTGTTTGGAAACCTTCCTATCATTGGCTTTTTGATGCTGATGGTGGGCATGTTGTTGCACTTGGCAGTGCCTAGCGTGTTTGCTTTGATCTTGTTTGGTGGCGGGCTGTTTTACAGTTTGCAAGTTGGAGCTATTGCATCTGCATTGATATTGTTTTTGTCATCAGGAAATATGTATGTGACATTACTTTTTTTTGTGGTGTTTGCCGTAACACCAGCTTTAACCGCAAAAACCATGCAGCGTGAAGGTTTGGGTCAGGCAGCGTGGGTATTGGCTATTGTTTTATTTACAGTGGTGATACTCACTTTAATGATTGCCATGGACACAACTGGAATTCAGGCTTTTGTCTCTGAGCTCTTTAAACCCATGTTTGATGACATGATGAAGAGTGCTCCAGTGTCTGAAACGCAAGCTTTGGACGCGATTCGTCAGTTGCAAAGCTGGGTGGTCAAAATCTTCCCGGGTTTGCTGGTGTTTAGCCTATGGTTTGTGTGGTGGGGCAATATTGTTTATGCACGTAAAACGGCGAAACGGTATGGCTTTTACCAAGGCAATGAAAACGGCATGTTAGACTTTGCTTTGCCTACATTGTTGATTTATGTGTGGATTGCATTTGCAGCAATGGCATGGCTGGCAACAGGTGATTTGCAATATATAGCCATGAATGGTTTGCTGGTATTGTCAGGTTTGGTTGCTGTACAAGGTGTCATGGTTGCGCATGCTTGGTTTGAGAGCCGTAACATGGTGAACACAATTATAGTGATGTATGTGATGTTATTTTTTTGGTCTGCTGTGATAATATTATTTATTGTGGTTGGGCTACTTGATTTTTGGTTTAATTTTCGTCGAAATATGGTTTCGACAACAGGAGAAAAATGA
- a CDS encoding sensor domain-containing diguanylate cyclase, with protein sequence MTLKKKRLWFTMVTSVVLILLFSIVTIQSFSYFSRDTIREQGRMAAEMLRISLTEQMRTGVIGERNTLFKRLRTIPGLDDVRVVRGEPVIRQFGPGIEGEQVKLEMEKRVLATGQWEERFFSEKDKRLYQITIPYIARSTGSLNCLQCHQVPEGTINGVVTLGFSLENMRHSELFAILPLIVLLVVFGLCLGYFLKRLFAPMVVTVEELKSVVGSAIQGDFSGRITSSSKDEIGEIAKYTNILMDTLDQSMGRISDRIQSLGGHRRSDGGEKNLLNHTVRMVDEMVGATRFKQAVENDLDLNEIYGRIRHVLKEHFGLHSFSYYQVEEDDKHLALIFAEGLQQESELWCDPEILMNADACRAKRTASCVSSINNPHICPHFCGVAQEQRDMVHVCIPMRLSGRVGGVLQMVMTAEEAEQYPDIEQTTKLYLNQAAPVIEARQLMKSLKNTAMRDPMTGLYNRRFIEEYVDTLTASSLRQNSTLGVLMCDIDFFKQVNDNYGHDIGDMVIKELATILKKAARASDLAIRFGGEEFLLLLPDTDVEGCKELAERVRMMMEEHVFQTPQGPLKKTLSVGYSMFPEDGAGFWECVKYADIALYQAKDRGRNQTLHFQEDMRSGDMEQY encoded by the coding sequence ATGACGCTAAAGAAAAAACGGCTATGGTTTACCATGGTGACATCAGTAGTGCTTATCCTTCTTTTTTCGATTGTGACCATTCAGTCATTCAGTTATTTCAGTCGTGATACAATTCGTGAGCAGGGACGAATGGCGGCAGAGATGTTGCGAATTTCGCTAACTGAACAGATGCGTACCGGGGTTATTGGTGAGAGGAATACGCTGTTCAAACGCTTGCGCACCATTCCTGGTCTTGATGATGTTAGGGTGGTTCGGGGTGAGCCTGTTATTCGTCAGTTTGGGCCTGGTATTGAAGGTGAGCAGGTAAAGTTGGAGATGGAGAAGCGAGTGTTGGCGACGGGGCAGTGGGAGGAACGTTTTTTTAGCGAAAAGGATAAACGCCTTTACCAAATTACGATTCCCTATATTGCCAGAAGTACAGGGTCATTGAACTGCCTGCAATGTCATCAGGTGCCAGAGGGAACGATTAACGGTGTGGTGACACTGGGTTTCTCGCTTGAAAACATGCGGCATTCCGAGTTGTTTGCTATCCTTCCGCTGATAGTACTGTTGGTTGTGTTCGGTTTATGTCTGGGTTACTTTCTAAAGCGTTTGTTTGCTCCGATGGTGGTGACAGTGGAAGAGCTGAAATCTGTTGTTGGCAGTGCGATCCAAGGTGATTTCAGTGGGCGAATCACCTCATCAAGCAAAGATGAGATTGGGGAAATCGCCAAGTATACCAATATATTAATGGATACTCTTGATCAGAGTATGGGCAGGATATCCGATCGCATTCAGTCTTTGGGGGGACACAGGCGCTCCGATGGGGGTGAAAAGAACCTGTTGAACCATACGGTTCGAATGGTTGATGAAATGGTGGGGGCGACAAGGTTTAAACAGGCCGTTGAGAATGATCTGGATTTGAACGAGATATACGGCCGCATTCGCCATGTGTTAAAGGAGCATTTTGGATTACACAGTTTCTCCTATTATCAGGTTGAGGAGGATGATAAGCATCTGGCTCTGATTTTTGCCGAAGGTTTGCAGCAGGAGAGTGAGCTGTGGTGCGACCCTGAAATTTTGATGAATGCCGATGCTTGTCGTGCCAAACGAACGGCGAGCTGTGTATCTAGCATTAATAACCCTCATATTTGCCCTCATTTTTGTGGGGTAGCTCAGGAGCAGAGGGATATGGTGCATGTGTGTATTCCGATGAGGTTATCCGGTCGCGTCGGTGGTGTGTTACAAATGGTTATGACTGCAGAGGAGGCGGAGCAATACCCAGATATTGAGCAGACTACCAAGCTATATTTGAATCAAGCTGCTCCGGTAATTGAAGCGCGTCAGCTGATGAAATCATTGAAGAATACAGCCATGCGCGACCCCATGACAGGGTTGTATAACCGTCGTTTTATTGAAGAGTATGTTGATACGCTTACAGCCAGTAGTCTTCGCCAGAACAGTACGCTTGGCGTATTGATGTGTGATATCGATTTTTTCAAGCAGGTAAATGATAATTACGGTCATGATATCGGCGATATGGTGATAAAAGAGTTGGCAACAATACTTAAGAAGGCAGCACGAGCGTCTGATCTAGCTATTCGTTTTGGTGGCGAGGAGTTTTTGTTGTTGTTGCCGGATACTGATGTGGAAGGATGTAAGGAGTTAGCTGAACGGGTTCGCATGATGATGGAAGAACATGTCTTTCAAACTCCGCAGGGACCACTTAAGAAAACACTGTCTGTGGGTTATTCAATGTTCCCTGAGGATGGCGCTGGTTTTTGGGAGTGTGTGAAATATGCTGATATTGCGCTGTATCAAGCCAAGGATCGAGGTCGTAATCAGACGCTGCATTTTCAAGAGGATATGAGAAGCGGGGATATGGAACAGTATTAA
- the rplI gene encoding 50S ribosomal protein L9: MMDLILLERVEGLGNVGDEVKVRDGYGRNFLLPQNKAVVANASNVKVFERRRKVLEDKQAEVLAAAKAEAEKLSALDLVVIRATSDGKHLYGSIGATELAAMINEQGFDVARRDILLDAPIKEVGEHEFRVRLHPDVVAELKVNIEAEV; the protein is encoded by the coding sequence ATGATGGATTTGATTCTTTTGGAACGTGTAGAAGGACTCGGAAACGTTGGTGATGAAGTAAAAGTACGTGATGGTTATGGTCGCAACTTTTTATTGCCACAAAACAAAGCGGTTGTTGCAAATGCTAGTAATGTAAAAGTATTTGAGCGTCGTCGTAAAGTATTGGAAGATAAACAAGCAGAAGTTCTAGCTGCTGCAAAAGCTGAAGCTGAAAAACTATCTGCTTTGGACTTGGTTGTTATTCGAGCAACTTCTGATGGCAAACATTTGTATGGTTCTATTGGTGCTACTGAATTAGCAGCAATGATTAATGAACAAGGTTTTGATGTTGCCCGCCGTGACATTTTGTTGGATGCGCCAATTAAAGAAGTAGGCGAACATGAATTCCGTGTGCGCTTGCATCCAGATGTGGTTGCAGAACTTAAAGTTAACATTGAAGCTGAAGTATAA